The following proteins come from a genomic window of Nostoc sp. KVJ3:
- a CDS encoding helix-turn-helix domain-containing protein, whose amino-acid sequence MPSVSLKERSQLPTTPCIYFAIDSNEVVQYIGRSINPAQRWVSHHKRQALSNHTGVRIAYLEVEVNLLHWVELALIRWFNPPLNYSVEFNELNSCDGYVSRIAKLREEKNLTQRLIAEALGLDVSTVRNWEKSRDGVKMFVRVAKLCELLNCEPKDLYEAVEPEEDAEL is encoded by the coding sequence TTGCCTTCAGTTTCTTTAAAAGAGCGATCGCAGCTACCAACAACGCCATGCATTTATTTCGCTATTGATAGCAATGAGGTAGTGCAGTACATAGGGCGATCAATCAATCCTGCTCAAAGGTGGGTAAGTCATCACAAGCGACAAGCATTGAGTAATCACACTGGTGTAAGAATAGCTTATTTGGAAGTAGAGGTTAATTTATTACACTGGGTTGAATTGGCTCTTATTAGATGGTTCAATCCACCTCTGAATTACTCTGTTGAATTCAACGAGCTAAATTCATGCGATGGATACGTGTCTAGGATTGCAAAACTCAGAGAGGAAAAGAATTTGACTCAAAGGCTGATAGCGGAGGCGCTGGGGCTTGATGTCTCGACGGTTCGCAACTGGGAAAAAAGCCGTGATGGAGTCAAAATGTTCGTTCGAGTTGCAAAACTTTGTGAGTTACTAAATTGTGAGCCAAAAGACCTTTATGAAGCTGTAGAGCCTGAAGAAGATGCTGAATTATGA
- a CDS encoding helix-turn-helix domain-containing protein gives MNMKDLRLRVGKRAEEIAVELGVAVSTVRNWDQLKTAPRMTPVGLQKLMQVYKCTFDELVQAELESENA, from the coding sequence ATGAATATGAAGGATCTAAGGCTAAGGGTAGGAAAAAGAGCAGAAGAAATAGCCGTGGAGCTTGGCGTTGCCGTCTCTACGGTTCGGAATTGGGATCAATTAAAAACAGCTCCCCGGATGACTCCTGTGGGACTTCAAAAACTTATGCAGGTGTACAAGTGTACTTTTGATGAACTAGTTCAGGCGGAACTGGAGTCTGAAAATGCTTAA
- a CDS encoding alpha-ketoglutarate-dependent dioxygenase AlkB family protein, whose protein sequence is MQQLNLFQESNPVLPVSYYPDFLNLEQANSLYQHCLKLEWQQNQIRIAGKTMPVPRLECLYGDKGCDYLYSNSVFLKPLWWTEALSSLRDRITALTGYKFCIVIGNQYRTGQDSIGWHADTDSSMGFNPAIASVSLGSCRKFQIKPRDGRPTDFWLEHGSLLVMHPGCQSTHLHQVPNTNKVVSTRINLTFRPHTGGGR, encoded by the coding sequence ATGCAACAACTCAATTTATTTCAGGAATCAAACCCAGTTTTACCAGTCAGCTACTACCCCGATTTCTTAAATCTTGAACAAGCCAACTCGCTCTACCAACACTGCTTGAAACTGGAGTGGCAACAGAATCAAATCAGAATCGCGGGTAAAACAATGCCTGTCCCCCGCCTGGAATGCCTGTACGGTGACAAAGGCTGTGATTATCTCTACTCCAACAGCGTATTTTTGAAACCACTATGGTGGACAGAAGCTCTGTCTAGCTTACGCGATCGCATAACTGCGCTAACTGGCTACAAGTTCTGCATAGTTATTGGGAATCAGTACCGCACCGGACAAGATTCAATTGGGTGGCACGCTGATACTGATTCTTCGATGGGATTTAACCCTGCAATCGCATCAGTCAGCCTGGGGTCATGTCGCAAATTCCAAATCAAACCGAGAGATGGCAGACCTACTGATTTCTGGCTGGAACACGGGAGTTTGCTTGTGATGCACCCCGGTTGTCAATCAACTCACCTTCATCAAGTTCCCAATACCAACAAAGTCGTTAGCACACGTATTAATCTGACTTTCCGACCACATACCGGAGGTGGGAGATGA
- a CDS encoding plasmid replication protein, CyRepA1 family has product MNFQTDSQALHLTEWLNSGVDEEIIALNVRSLHGTTPYEYLLYSPKISRRNDGRLRDRDLKKYQHIELGGWWCNGVDPLNNYALMMWGCFKPDHPRRDRQKIHKFIKYEHPFREETRAFFLLVPNRIWVKVSNRSGIPITEEDLQHPGGFWHWVVKHNVPVTIVEGVKKAGALLTAGYAAIAIPGVNAGYRTPTDEYGTANGKPYLIPDLKHFATQGRQVNICFDQDNKPETVQRVRTAISRMGRLLVNEGCSLRVIDLPLGAEKGVDDFIVAKGQSAFDALYNTAVALELWEIKLFTLLTYPPAIALNQRFLGQLLVPEGEKLIILKAPKGTGKTEWLATEVAKAHDLGRRVLIITHRIQLGEALCDRFGVNYVTEVRTNETGALLGYGVCVDSLHQDSLARFNPNDWANDVIIIDECDQVFWHLLNSGTEVQKRRVSVLKNLKQLVQNVLGSSQGKIYLSSADVSDTDVKYVLSLAGEYRVNPFVIVNNYRHVAGNCYNYSGSNPKNLIAALDKAIAKGGHHLLCCSAQKAKSKWGTQALEERFRRKFPHLRILRIDSESVADPSHAAFGCIAHLNEILTQYDLVIASPSLETGVSIDIRGHFNGVWGIFQGVQPVNSVRQMLARVRETVDRHVWVREWGMSVVGNGSTTIGGLLRSQHVATQANIALLSAADNDDYSFIDQNFQPESLQTWGKRGSVINVEMRRYRESVLAGLVEDGYTVVDAVDADDDESGAVIESVKAASVELYTAECEAIADSPTISDAELKKLLDTRAKTKTERHQQRLAELSRRYEVEVTPDLVEKDDDGWYPQLRMHYYLTLGRNHLSTRDAKRAKAQLEAGENSIWKPDFNKGQMLPAVLLLEELNLLQFLTPDVQLRGSDEKLVVRQPKIAGWRSAEEQGSRGAGEQRRGKYQVLSPLPLYPSAPLLTIMQSFLGRLLVEFKALAVQHRHVIKNYLNVSISEKLTSIAIAQKLLAKIDLKLDYVGRLGKRENRECVYQFVAPDDQRDSIFGQWLNRDEVFQSDSVSVSNNISTTTPVIDTTPQDIPQTLTPVESSTVQGWKG; this is encoded by the coding sequence ATGAATTTCCAAACTGATTCTCAAGCTCTACACTTAACTGAATGGCTCAACAGTGGCGTTGACGAAGAAATCATTGCCCTGAATGTGCGATCGCTCCACGGCACAACACCCTACGAATATCTGCTCTACAGTCCCAAAATCTCCCGCCGCAACGATGGACGACTGCGTGATCGCGATTTGAAGAAATACCAGCACATTGAACTAGGCGGCTGGTGGTGCAATGGCGTTGACCCCCTCAACAACTACGCGCTAATGATGTGGGGCTGTTTCAAACCCGACCATCCCCGAAGAGATCGCCAGAAGATCCACAAGTTCATCAAGTACGAGCATCCATTCAGAGAAGAGACACGCGCTTTCTTCCTCTTAGTCCCGAATCGCATTTGGGTGAAAGTCTCTAATCGTAGCGGCATCCCCATCACCGAAGAAGATTTGCAACACCCTGGCGGTTTCTGGCATTGGGTTGTAAAGCATAATGTACCAGTGACAATTGTCGAAGGTGTCAAAAAAGCGGGGGCGTTACTGACTGCTGGTTATGCTGCGATCGCAATTCCTGGTGTTAACGCTGGATACCGCACACCCACTGATGAATATGGTACAGCTAATGGCAAACCATACCTCATCCCAGACTTGAAACATTTTGCAACACAGGGGAGACAGGTTAACATCTGCTTTGACCAGGACAATAAACCTGAGACAGTTCAACGAGTCAGAACGGCTATCAGTCGCATGGGTCGGCTGCTGGTAAATGAGGGTTGTTCGCTGCGAGTGATTGATTTACCGTTAGGTGCAGAGAAAGGGGTTGATGATTTTATCGTTGCCAAAGGGCAATCGGCATTTGATGCACTCTACAACACTGCCGTTGCACTGGAGTTGTGGGAGATTAAGCTGTTTACTCTGTTGACTTACCCGCCAGCGATCGCACTCAATCAAAGATTCTTGGGCCAGCTTCTCGTCCCCGAAGGTGAAAAACTGATTATCCTCAAGGCTCCCAAAGGTACTGGTAAAACTGAATGGCTGGCAACTGAGGTGGCGAAGGCGCATGACCTTGGACGTAGGGTGTTAATCATCACCCATCGGATTCAACTTGGTGAGGCATTATGCGATCGCTTTGGAGTGAATTATGTCACAGAAGTTCGCACGAATGAAACAGGTGCATTATTAGGATATGGGGTGTGTGTTGATTCGCTGCATCAAGATAGTCTTGCGCGATTCAACCCCAATGACTGGGCAAATGATGTCATTATTATTGATGAATGTGACCAAGTATTCTGGCATCTTCTTAACTCTGGTACGGAAGTGCAAAAACGTCGGGTATCTGTTCTCAAAAACCTCAAACAACTGGTACAGAATGTTTTAGGCAGCAGTCAGGGAAAGATTTACCTATCTTCTGCCGATGTGTCAGATACAGATGTGAAGTATGTTTTATCACTCGCTGGAGAATATCGAGTTAACCCGTTCGTAATCGTCAACAACTATCGGCACGTAGCCGGAAACTGTTACAACTACTCTGGGAGTAATCCGAAGAATCTCATCGCCGCACTGGACAAAGCCATTGCCAAAGGTGGGCATCATTTATTATGCTGCTCTGCTCAAAAGGCTAAGTCCAAATGGGGAACCCAGGCACTTGAAGAACGTTTTCGCCGCAAATTCCCTCACTTGCGGATTCTGCGAATTGACAGCGAATCTGTTGCTGACCCCTCTCATGCGGCTTTCGGTTGTATCGCTCATCTCAACGAGATTCTGACCCAGTATGATTTGGTTATAGCCTCCCCAAGTTTAGAAACTGGAGTCAGCATCGACATTCGAGGGCATTTTAATGGTGTATGGGGGATATTTCAGGGAGTGCAGCCGGTTAACTCCGTCCGTCAGATGTTGGCAAGGGTTAGAGAAACTGTTGACCGTCATGTTTGGGTCAGAGAGTGGGGGATGTCGGTTGTGGGCAATGGTTCCACAACGATAGGAGGATTGCTCAGAAGTCAGCACGTCGCTACACAAGCTAATATTGCACTGTTGTCGGCGGCGGACAATGACGATTACAGCTTTATTGACCAGAATTTTCAACCGGAGTCATTGCAGACTTGGGGTAAGCGTGGTTCTGTCATCAACGTTGAGATGCGGCGCTATCGAGAGTCTGTGCTTGCGGGTTTGGTCGAGGATGGTTACACCGTTGTTGATGCCGTCGATGCCGACGATGATGAGAGCGGGGCTGTAATCGAGTCGGTTAAAGCGGCATCTGTTGAATTGTATACTGCGGAGTGTGAAGCGATCGCGGATTCTCCAACCATCTCTGATGCCGAACTCAAGAAGCTCCTTGACACAAGGGCAAAAACCAAAACTGAACGACATCAGCAGCGCTTGGCTGAATTATCCCGTCGCTATGAAGTTGAAGTTACGCCTGATTTGGTCGAGAAAGATGACGATGGGTGGTATCCTCAACTGCGGATGCACTATTATTTGACGCTGGGACGGAATCATCTTTCTACTCGTGATGCAAAACGGGCAAAAGCGCAATTAGAGGCGGGAGAAAATTCGATTTGGAAACCGGACTTTAACAAGGGGCAGATGTTGCCGGCTGTACTGTTGTTAGAAGAACTAAATCTGTTGCAGTTTCTTACACCAGACGTTCAGTTACGTGGCAGCGACGAGAAGCTAGTAGTTCGCCAACCTAAAATTGCTGGGTGGAGGTCGGCAGAGGAGCAGGGGAGCAGGGGAGCAGGGGAGCAGAGGAGAGGCAAATACCAAGTTCTTTCCCCTCTGCCACTCTACCCCTCTGCCCCTCTGCTAACCATCATGCAAAGTTTCCTTGGCAGACTACTAGTGGAGTTTAAGGCTCTGGCTGTTCAGCACAGGCACGTTATCAAAAATTACTTGAATGTCAGTATCTCGGAAAAACTTACTTCCATAGCGATCGCACAGAAACTACTTGCGAAGATTGATTTGAAGTTGGACTACGTTGGTCGGTTGGGTAAGCGTGAAAATCGGGAGTGTGTTTATCAATTCGTTGCCCCTGATGATCAGCGTGATTCGATTTTCGGGCAGTGGTTAAATCGGGATGAAGTATTTCAAAGTGATTCGGTGTCAGTCAGCAATAATATAAGTACAACTACACCAGTCATTGACACCACTCCCCAGGATATTCCTCAAACACTCACACCAGTGGAAAGTTCTACTGTCCAAGGGTGGAAGGGCTGA
- a CDS encoding glutathione S-transferase family protein, with protein MAIAPLSWQELESLTDYQIDTVNGLTNARARLRLFGQPESDVRVTLYRDNHAWCPYCQKVWLWLEEKQIPYRIEKVTMFCYGEKESWYKRKVPSGMLPAIELDGRIITESDDILIALEKVFAPLSQRMEDPEVLPLRQLERLLFRAWCAWLCSRASSSQQEQRNREQFIGVVARVESALGCTPSPYFLDSFGIVDVIFTPYLERMNASLYYYKGYSLRSENPRLSAWFAAMESRPTYCGTQSDFHTHVHDLPPQMGGCWENGESQMLLNKARVDNGPWFGLPDVTYPEPENSRMEALQRTIDHRINIIRVNPKDDKLFDQALRCALTHMMTGEDCVPPSGSDVALRYLRDRINVPRDMSIYAAKRLRESLEKTAALAGDGQPDPIPTKHRRDQDPCNFVIK; from the coding sequence ATGGCGATCGCACCCTTAAGCTGGCAAGAACTAGAAAGCCTCACGGACTATCAAATAGATACCGTTAATGGTCTCACCAACGCTAGAGCCAGGTTGCGGTTGTTTGGTCAACCGGAATCTGATGTGCGGGTAACGCTGTACCGAGATAACCACGCCTGGTGTCCTTACTGTCAAAAAGTTTGGTTATGGCTAGAGGAAAAACAGATCCCCTACCGCATCGAAAAAGTGACAATGTTCTGCTATGGAGAGAAAGAAAGTTGGTACAAACGTAAGGTACCATCAGGAATGCTCCCTGCGATCGAGCTTGATGGACGGATTATTACGGAAAGCGATGACATTTTAATCGCTTTGGAAAAGGTTTTTGCTCCATTAAGCCAAAGAATGGAAGACCCCGAGGTGCTTCCTCTACGTCAATTAGAACGACTTTTATTTAGAGCTTGGTGCGCTTGGCTTTGCTCTAGAGCCAGTTCCTCTCAACAAGAACAACGCAACCGAGAACAATTTATCGGAGTGGTAGCTAGGGTCGAGTCAGCTCTGGGTTGCACCCCAAGCCCTTACTTTCTGGATAGCTTCGGCATCGTTGATGTCATTTTTACGCCATATCTCGAACGGATGAATGCAAGCCTTTACTACTACAAGGGCTACTCCCTGCGTTCGGAAAACCCTCGCTTGAGCGCATGGTTTGCGGCAATGGAAAGCCGACCTACCTACTGCGGAACCCAGAGCGACTTTCACACCCACGTACATGATTTGCCGCCCCAGATGGGGGGCTGTTGGGAAAACGGCGAATCCCAGATGCTTCTCAATAAAGCGCGGGTAGATAACGGCCCCTGGTTTGGGCTACCAGATGTTACTTATCCAGAACCAGAAAACTCCCGTATGGAAGCTCTTCAACGAACTATCGACCACCGCATCAATATTATCCGAGTCAACCCCAAAGATGATAAATTGTTTGATCAAGCCCTACGTTGTGCTTTAACACACATGATGACAGGTGAAGACTGTGTACCTCCATCGGGTTCTGATGTTGCTCTACGATATTTGCGCGATCGCATTAATGTACCACGAGACATGTCCATCTACGCAGCAAAGCGATTGAGGGAATCCCTGGAGAAAACCGCAGCCCTTGCAGGTGATGGGCAGCCAGATCCCATTCCCACTAAGCATCGACGAGATCAAGACCCGTGTAACTTTGTCATCAAGTAG
- a CDS encoding NAD(P)-binding protein: MIVIGAGFAELSATWLLKTKRYDVIVLEAGDDLGGRVKTKYQLGTAID, encoded by the coding sequence GTGATAGTCATTGGAGCAGGTTTTGCGGAGTTAAGTGCTACATGGCTATTAAAGACTAAGCGTTACGATGTAATAGTCTTGGAAGCTGGCGATGATCTGGGTGGCCGAGTCAAGACGAAATATCAGTTAGGTACGGCTATTGATTAA
- a CDS encoding type II toxin-antitoxin system RelE/ParE family toxin: MSIKDFQDYLIFYRIEDTTIEILRVFHGARDLADVLSELDEQF; encoded by the coding sequence TTGTCCATCAAAGACTTTCAGGATTATCTAATTTTTTATCGGATTGAGGATACTACTATTGAGATTCTTCGGGTATTTCATGGAGCAAGAGATTTAGCAGATGTACTTAGCGAATTAGACGAACAATTTTAA
- a CDS encoding EF-hand domain-containing protein — translation MTTEQELQSLFNTLDRDQDGKISINDLFLSPGLSAIISSETNTSSPQELLANYDSDKDGSITFEELKSAVEKVSSLN, via the coding sequence ATGACAACCGAGCAAGAGCTTCAATCTCTTTTTAATACCTTAGATAGGGATCAAGACGGCAAAATCTCCATTAATGATCTTTTTTTAAGTCCTGGCTTAAGTGCAATCATCTCATCAGAAACAAATACCAGTAGTCCCCAGGAATTACTAGCCAATTATGATTCAGACAAAGACGGTAGTATTACCTTTGAAGAGTTAAAGTCAGCAGTTGAGAAAGTAAGTAGTTTAAACTAG
- a CDS encoding NblA/ycf18 family protein, with the protein MNQPIELSLEQEFSLRTFADQVQQMSREQAQEFLQMLYKQMMIRETTYQELLKHQWEVDSGSILG; encoded by the coding sequence ATGAATCAACCCATTGAATTATCTTTAGAACAAGAATTTAGCCTTAGAACTTTCGCGGATCAAGTGCAGCAGATGTCCCGTGAACAAGCTCAAGAGTTTTTGCAGATGCTCTATAAGCAGATGATGATAAGGGAAACGACTTACCAAGAATTGCTCAAACATCAGTGGGAAGTCGATTCAGGTTCAATCTTGGGTTAA
- a CDS encoding IS4 family transposase produces the protein MTLRVQILKDRFNQSLGLPFKELLPASVIEKALHELNIRYYRRLFDPIVTLWAFLSQVLDTDKSCHNAVSKVIAYLAAQGVEIPSTDTSAYCQARSRLPEKFLEKLFSQVGQRLEEKVGTEHLWCGRNVMVIDGSTVSMPDTIENQEEYPQPKTQKPGCGFPIAKIGVIFSLATGGAVALCINVLNTHDIKLARQLYQFLNPFDILLGDRAFCAYADLVAIKKINCDAVFRKHQARKTSMRKGKIVGDCDKLVTWYKPTNCPKGLNKDEFNALPPSITVREIYYCIVIPGFRTERVSLITTLLDKVTYSTLDIVGLYGQRWDVELNLRHLKTTLDMDVLRCKTPSMVRKEIYVYLLAYNLLRSLMWSAGTTYGTPPLRLSLQGTRHHLNNFIPELLAATSTKRLKIYRTLLKVIAHKAVPDRPARNEPRVRKRRPKAYPLMTKPRHELRNLLQTA, from the coding sequence GTGACACTGCGAGTACAAATCCTCAAGGATAGATTTAATCAAAGTTTGGGATTACCTTTCAAAGAACTGTTACCAGCAAGTGTAATTGAAAAAGCACTTCATGAGCTAAATATTAGATATTATCGGCGATTATTCGACCCAATAGTAACGCTTTGGGCGTTTTTATCTCAGGTTTTGGATACTGATAAAAGTTGCCATAATGCAGTGAGTAAAGTTATTGCTTATTTGGCAGCACAAGGGGTAGAAATTCCATCAACTGACACAAGTGCTTATTGTCAAGCGCGGTCTAGATTACCAGAAAAGTTTTTAGAAAAACTTTTTAGTCAGGTTGGACAAAGGTTAGAAGAAAAGGTAGGGACAGAACATTTATGGTGTGGTCGAAATGTCATGGTAATAGATGGGTCAACTGTCTCCATGCCTGACACTATTGAGAACCAGGAAGAATACCCTCAGCCAAAGACTCAAAAGCCTGGATGTGGATTCCCAATTGCGAAAATTGGTGTAATCTTCAGTTTAGCTACTGGAGGCGCTGTTGCTCTATGTATCAATGTTCTGAACACTCATGATATTAAATTAGCTCGTCAATTATATCAGTTTCTTAATCCCTTCGATATCCTTTTAGGGGATAGAGCTTTTTGCGCTTACGCTGATCTGGTTGCTATAAAAAAAATCAATTGTGATGCTGTATTTCGGAAACATCAAGCTCGAAAAACTTCCATGCGAAAAGGTAAAATTGTTGGAGACTGTGACAAGTTAGTTACTTGGTATAAGCCTACTAATTGTCCAAAAGGATTAAATAAAGATGAGTTTAATGCTCTACCTCCTTCTATAACTGTGCGAGAGATTTACTATTGCATTGTTATTCCTGGTTTTCGTACAGAAAGAGTTAGCTTAATCACTACTTTATTAGATAAAGTAACTTATTCAACTCTAGATATTGTTGGGCTTTACGGTCAAAGGTGGGATGTTGAGCTAAATTTAAGACATCTCAAAACTACCTTGGATATGGATGTTTTACGCTGTAAAACTCCTTCAATGGTACGCAAAGAAATTTACGTTTATTTACTTGCCTACAATCTACTGCGTAGTTTAATGTGGTCGGCAGGTACTACTTATGGTACTCCCCCGTTACGCCTGTCACTGCAAGGTACTCGCCATCATTTAAATAACTTTATTCCCGAATTATTAGCCGCAACTTCAACAAAACGTCTTAAAATTTATCGTACTTTACTCAAAGTTATTGCTCACAAGGCTGTTCCTGACCGTCCTGCTAGAAATGAACCACGAGTCCGTAAACGCCGCCCGAAAGCTTATCCCTTAATGACCAAACCCCGACACGAATTACGAAATCTTTTGCAAACTGCTTAA
- a CDS encoding tyrosine-type recombinase/integrase translates to MMTLAALATKFLERPGLAKSTLRSYQSTIIPLLKEYGRWSIEIIDRQVLMEYLNHLTDVSYTTHHRHQAVITALFSFAVDMGYLKSNPVAGLTRRKPSREQGEHATDETVRYLTPYQLSILYGVIKKDVRLSALVRLLHTSGARIAEVLALNLDDIDLKARKFQVVGKGNKQRWCFYSEVALKSLNNYIEYYRHPKHPALFTAQQPKTLEVSRLSYRMAHKSWIKLIRDSPELQEIRIHDLRHTFATERVGLMGIEELRALMGHESIQTTLRYQKVTSQRAEVVAQLALKNLPNFSE, encoded by the coding sequence ATGATGACTTTAGCAGCTTTAGCCACCAAGTTTTTAGAACGTCCAGGACTAGCCAAAAGTACTCTGCGTTCATATCAGTCTACGATTATCCCCTTGCTCAAGGAGTACGGTCGATGGTCAATAGAAATCATCGACAGACAAGTTTTGATGGAATATCTCAATCATTTAACTGATGTTTCCTATACGACCCACCACCGTCATCAAGCTGTAATCACGGCTTTGTTCAGTTTTGCTGTTGATATGGGATATCTCAAATCCAATCCGGTTGCGGGTCTCACAAGACGCAAACCTAGTCGAGAACAAGGAGAACACGCTACTGATGAGACTGTGCGTTACCTTACTCCATACCAATTAAGTATCCTGTATGGTGTCATCAAAAAAGATGTTCGTTTGTCTGCATTGGTGCGTTTGTTGCATACCAGTGGCGCTAGGATTGCTGAGGTACTGGCTCTAAATTTAGATGACATAGACCTCAAAGCCCGGAAATTTCAGGTTGTTGGCAAAGGCAACAAGCAACGGTGGTGTTTTTACAGTGAAGTAGCACTCAAGAGTCTAAATAACTACATTGAATATTATAGACATCCTAAGCATCCAGCCCTGTTTACTGCTCAACAGCCAAAGACTTTGGAAGTATCCCGGCTTTCTTACCGCATGGCGCATAAATCCTGGATTAAGCTCATCAGAGATAGTCCTGAACTCCAAGAAATTCGTATTCATGACCTACGGCACACTTTTGCTACAGAGCGAGTGGGATTAATGGGGATTGAAGAACTCAGGGCGCTCATGGGGCATGAAAGCATTCAGACAACATTACGGTATCAGAAAGTAACGTCACAACGTGCAGAAGTTGTGGCACAATTGGCGTTAAAAAACCTACCGAATTTTTCTGAATAA
- a CDS encoding helix-turn-helix domain-containing protein, protein MIVTEHSTRPLGDEGLANYVQRLRGQLSLTQKELSFKAGIHIQTIRKIEGGQTNRLNQKAKGGLAAALGIPPEYLDAAAKKVSQKQ, encoded by the coding sequence ATGATTGTAACAGAACATTCAACGCGACCATTGGGAGATGAAGGGCTTGCTAATTACGTCCAGAGATTGCGAGGTCAGCTTTCTTTAACCCAAAAAGAATTGAGTTTCAAAGCGGGAATACATATCCAGACCATCCGCAAAATTGAGGGTGGACAAACGAATAGACTCAATCAAAAGGCTAAAGGTGGTCTAGCTGCGGCGTTGGGAATACCACCGGAGTACCTAGATGCGGCAGCGAAGAAAGTCTCCCAGAAACAATAA
- a CDS encoding zinc ribbon domain-containing protein, which yields MWTDLRSKYCFACGTALRNRCVSCNEPIMSLKFKFCPYCGANYKQNQTTS from the coding sequence ATGTGGACAGACTTACGGTCGAAGTATTGCTTTGCTTGTGGTACAGCTTTACGGAATCGCTGTGTTAGTTGCAATGAACCAATTATGTCATTGAAATTTAAATTCTGCCCTTACTGTGGCGCGAATTATAAACAAAATCAAACTACTTCTTAA